In Rutidosis leptorrhynchoides isolate AG116_Rl617_1_P2 chromosome 2, CSIRO_AGI_Rlap_v1, whole genome shotgun sequence, one genomic interval encodes:
- the LOC139890698 gene encoding methyl-CpG-binding domain-containing protein 2-like, with translation MMKITIKVNGKSVNDHEGPHNNIDDDDDNNSEKQMVLYDPSLNGSDRNNADQISVTKKVKSSKGPPEVGAFTVQCANCFKWRLIPDQEKYEVIREHITDQPFLCETTHEWGRSVSCEDPSDIEQDGTRIWAIDKPNIAQPPPGWKRLLRLRKEGGAKFADVYYTSPTGAKLRSLPEVEKYLSSHPEHAQGIELGRFSFQIPKPLNETYVRKRPSVTPAPMTLDCIELSPVEPIAWARPDENSTVQMVEPLRWANPENRNGTPPSAKTPDIDSTNQAAKKAKIDDFSCV, from the exons ATGATGAAGATCACTATAAAGGTGAATGGTAAAAGTGTTAACGACCATGAGGGACCTCATAATaacatagatgatgatgatgacaacaACAGTGAAAAACAAATGGTTCTTTATGATCCATCTTTAAATGGGTCAGACCGAAATAACGCAGACCAAATCTCTGTTACTAAAAAAGTAAAATCTTCCAAAGGACCACCCGAAGTAGGTGCGTTTACTGTACAATGTGCTAATTGTTTCAAGTGGAGATTGATACCCGATCAAGAAAAATATGAGGTGATTCGGGAACACATTACGGACCAACCGTTTTTATGTGAAACAACCCATGAATGGGGTCGTTCCGTTTCATGTGAGGACCCGTCTGATATTGAACAAGATGGGACCCGTATATGGGCGATCGATAAACCGAACATTGCACAACCTCCGCCAGGGTGGAAAAGGCTTTTGAGACTAAGAAAAGAAGGCGGCGCTAAATTCGCTGATGT ATATTATACGTCACCAACAGGGGCCAAACTTCGCTCACTACCCGAAGTTGAAAA GTACTTAAGTAGCCACCCGGAACATGCACAAGGGATCGAATTAGGACGGTTTTCATTTCAAATTCCGAAACCATTGAATGAAACCTACGTGCGTAAACGTCCTAGTGTGACGCCAGCACCTATGACTCTAGATTGTATTGAACTTTCTCCAG TTGAACCAATAGCGTGGGCACGTCCAGATGAGAACTCGACTGTGCAGATGG TTGAACCCTTACGGTGGGCTAACCCAGAAAACAGAAATGGTACACCGCCATCTGCGAAGACACCGGATATTGATTCAACAAATCAGGCTGCAAAGAAGGCTAAGATCGATGATTTCAGTTGTGTATAA